In the genome of Streptomyces fagopyri, the window CGTCAGCGTGGTCTTGCCCTTGCCGCCACCACCGCCGTCGCCCGAGTTCGACGATCCGTCGTTCGAGTCGTTGGCGCAGCCGGCCAGCAGCCCTGTGGTCAGCGCGGCGACGGCCGCGAGGGCCCCCAGCCTGCGGGACCGGCGGGTACTCGTGCGCATTGCGTCCTCCTGTTGCCTGACGTGCCGACCCCCCGGCCAACTGCATTGTTGGGCCCGTTTTTCTCGCTGCGGCTCGGGCGGGGAACGTGCGGGATGTGTAGGTGTCAGGTACCGTGGGAGCGCTCCCACAGGTGATGTGTTGAAGAGTCGTCGGTTCGCGCGGGGGTGTCAAGGGAGCAGACACGGAGAGACGCGTTCAGTTATCGGCCTGTTAACTAACTCCGGGGACGGGGCGTACGAGGGTGGGGGGACGGGTGGAGCGGCTCGTGCCGAGGTGACTTCACGGGGGCCGGCGCCGGCGTCGGTGAGGCCGGCACCGCAGCCTCGGCGAGGTTGCCATCGCGGCCGGGTCCCTGTCCATGAACGGGACTGTTAGATTCCAGGCCAGCCGCTCAGAAGCGCGGCGTCGACGGGAGGCGGACCATGGCAGGCCACGGAGCGCGGGGCCGGAGCGGCGGGCGGCCGACCCTCGAGGAGGTCGCCGCGCGCGCCGGTGTGGGCCGCGGCACGGTGTCCCGGGTGATCAACGGTTCGCCGCGGGTCAGCGACGCGACCCGCGCGGCGGTCGAGGCGGCGGTGGCGGAGCTCGGTTATGTCCCGAACACGGCGGCGCGCGCCCTGGCCGCCAACCGCACGGACGCGATCGCGCTCGTCGTCCCCGAGCCGGAGACCCGGTTCTTCGCGGAACCGTACTTCTCGGACATGCTCCGGGGTGTCGGCGCGGAACTCTCCGACACCGAGATGCAGCTGCTGCTGATCTTCGCGGGCAGCGACCGGGAGCGGCAGCGCCTGGCCCAGTACCTGGCGGCGCACCGTGTGGACGGCGTCCTGCTGGTCTCGGTGCACGCGGACGACCCGCTGCCCGACCTGCTCTCCCAGCTGGAGATCCCGGCGGTGATCAGCGGTCGCCGTTCGGCGGAGGAGACGCTGCCGTCCGTGGACTCCGACAACTACGGCGGGGGGCGCCTCGCCGTCGAGCACCTGGTCGCCCGGGGGCGCCGCAGGATCGTCCATCTCGCGGGGCGCCTCGACGTGTTCGGCGCGCAGCGTCGTGTCGACGGCTATCGCGAGGGTCTGCGTGCCGCGGGCCGTCCGGTGGACGACGGCCTCATCGTCGCCGGCGACTTCACGGAGGAGGGCGGGCGCCGGGCGATGACCGAACTGCTGGCCCGCTGCCCCGATCTGGACGCCGTCTTCGCCGGTTCGGACGTGATGGCGGCCGGCGCCCGCCAGGTCCTGCGCGAGGCGGGCCGCCGTACACCGGACGACGTGGCGCTGGTCGGCTACGACGACTCCGCCATCGCCCGCCACATGGATCCGCCCCTGACGAGCGTGCGCCAGCCGATAGAGGAGATGGGCCGGGCGATGATCGACCTTCTGCTCGGGGAGATCGCGGATCGGCGCCCGGCGGTGTCGCGGGAACTGGAGAAGCGTCAGGTCGTGCTGCCCACCGAGCTGGTGGCGCGGGCGTCGTCCTGACGCCGGCCGCCGCCGTGCCGCCGCCCGGCACCGTCCGCCACCGGCGCGGGCGGGATCAGACCGCCGCCTCCGCGGTCGCCCTCGTCACGGCCATGGTCGCCGTCGTCGTCACCGCCGCCGTCAGCGGCCGATGTCACCGAGGCCGGCCGGTCGCCGCTCCGTACCGCTGACGGCGGAGTCGCCCCGCCGCTGTTGACGCCGTTGCCGCACGGGAAGAGTTCCGTAGGGCAGTCTGGCGGGTATGGTCCTGCATCCCCTGCTGGGAGTCGATGAAGTGCCCGCCGTTGAGCCCTATCTGGGCCGGGTGGGCGAGGTGTTCCGGGCGTTCCGCGAGCAGGAGTCGGGGTGCGTGTCGTACGGGGTGAGACTGCTCGACGGCGGCCGGTGGTTCCTCAAGGAGGCGGTCACCGATCGCGGCCGGCGCTCGCTGGAGCGCGGCTGGGCCTTCCACCGGTCGGTACGGCACCGGGCGATCGTCCCGCAGGTGCACCGCATCGCGGTGCAGGACGGCGGGTGGGCGGTGGTGATGCCCTGGCGGGAGGGTGAGGTGCTGTACCCCGCGGAGGCGGGCGGGACGCACGACCGTACGGACCCGGCCAGTGCGATGGCACGCTTCCGCGCCCTGCCCTCCGACGCGGTCCTGCGCGCCTTCGACCGGGTCCTGGACGCCCACCTCGCGGTGGAGGCCGCCGGCCAGGTCGCCGTCGACTTCTACGACGGGGCGCTGCTGTACGACTTCGACCGTGACGTCGC includes:
- a CDS encoding LacI family DNA-binding transcriptional regulator, giving the protein MAGHGARGRSGGRPTLEEVAARAGVGRGTVSRVINGSPRVSDATRAAVEAAVAELGYVPNTAARALAANRTDAIALVVPEPETRFFAEPYFSDMLRGVGAELSDTEMQLLLIFAGSDRERQRLAQYLAAHRVDGVLLVSVHADDPLPDLLSQLEIPAVISGRRSAEETLPSVDSDNYGGGRLAVEHLVARGRRRIVHLAGRLDVFGAQRRVDGYREGLRAAGRPVDDGLIVAGDFTEEGGRRAMTELLARCPDLDAVFAGSDVMAAGARQVLREAGRRTPDDVALVGYDDSAIARHMDPPLTSVRQPIEEMGRAMIDLLLGEIADRRPAVSRELEKRQVVLPTELVARASS
- a CDS encoding serine/threonine protein kinase; translated protein: MVLHPLLGVDEVPAVEPYLGRVGEVFRAFREQESGCVSYGVRLLDGGRWFLKEAVTDRGRRSLERGWAFHRSVRHRAIVPQVHRIAVQDGGWAVVMPWREGEVLYPAEAGGTHDRTDPASAMARFRALPSDAVLRAFDRVLDAHLAVEAAGQVAVDFYDGALLYDFDRDVAHLVDLDEYRPGPFVVEEERLPGSRRFMAPEEWVRGAVIDSRTTVFTLGRAARLLLDAGDEERAWRGTPAQQRVIVRATRTDPGERFENVHRFAEEWRAADTAPGD